The Lolium rigidum isolate FL_2022 chromosome 2, APGP_CSIRO_Lrig_0.1, whole genome shotgun sequence genomic interval TGAGATaagtaaatatttttggtatttttgaatTAAAATAATACAGTaaatagaaagtaagataaataCAATGGAAATGTGTTGCTTATGATAAAAATTTGACCGGAGTTCGTGGATCCACTTGACTATTctttcttttaagttgtagtgaacAATAATAATTCAGCAATGAGATATTTAGAGTTTTATGATTCCGAATTTAGAGGGTAGTTACTGGACAGTGTTTAATGTAGTACTACCTCTGTTCATAAATAGATgctaaaagtttgtctaaatttgaatgtatctagtcatgatttagtgtatagatacatccaaatttgaataaatctttggcatctatttatatttatggacggagggagtaacagaATCACAACCATAGAAACTGTGATTTCAACATGTATTGTTCTTAATCACAAATCTTAATATGGGTAATCAAAAAACGAGGGAGGGATCTGagttttgtttaaatttgaatgtatctgcaGTAGTGCGGTGCCACCGTGTAAATCACAAAATCCCCCGAATTCAACACATGACACGATAAACCTCCGAGAACCTCCTGCGCCGCCGCACCCGCGATTCtccccggccgccggcgccgccaccgtctcCGGCGATTCCTCCGGCAGGATGCCGTCTTcttccctcctcctcccgctccacCTCCCGCCACTCCccccgcgcttcgcctcctcccgaTACCCACCCCCCTTGCTCAGAGCCCCACCACGGCTGACCCCGACGCCTCGCCTCGCCCTCCCCCCACTGCGCCTACGCGCCGTGGCGGCGCGCGCCAGCGGCGAAAGGGAAATCCGAGTCGCGGAGGGAAACGGCCGGCGCGCCATCCCTATCGCGCGGTGCTACGAGGCGGGCCTCGCGcggctcgaggtcgccggcgccgCGCGGCGGGAGCAGGCGgtcgcggccgcggcggcggccgacggcggggTGGCGGCGGCCGCGCACCTCGGCGCTGGATCCGAGGCCATGGTTATGGAGGCCTTCCTCCCTGGCCCTGGCGGCGCCGCGTCCACTCGAGTGGTGAGCGCTTCCggttccacctccacctccacctagcTTAGTTTGTTTATTTACGCTTTGCAGTGCTAAATTGTAGTACCAGTTAGGATTGATTTTGTTGGATATGGTTATGCTTCACTAAATATAGGAATCACTGGTTTGAATATAAACAACATTCCAGTACTTAATCATAGAAAACATGCTCACACATCGTGAAACAATTGGAGAAACTAAATTACGCATGTAGATTCCGCAACTGGGCAAGCATTCACGATGCAATAGAGATAAGTGTGCAATCAAGGATTGGTGCTTGCACCGTTTTATTGTGTTTATCAAAGAAGAAACTCGCTAGTTTGTCTGTACGCGCCAAAGATGATAAGATTCTTTACTTTGGCCCGATTTTCTTTCTTCATTTTTTCTTGAGCAAATTTTGCTAATTTGTAGATTTTGCAAGCCAAGGAAGTTCAAGAGAAGGCCAGTAAGATAAAGAAAGACTATGGTGATGATTTCTTCTCGGAAAACGAACCCGATTCCGAGAGTATTTTGGCCATGGCCCTTAAGCAAGTTGTAATGGAGAAGCTCGCGAACTTTCGTCTAGAAGTCTTCTCTCCAGGTTCAGAGAGAGATTTCGAAGATTGGAGCAAACCCCGAAAGGTGTACATTGGGTCTTGAATTCTTAACACTGGATTCTTTTTGGTTGTTATCCTGTCGCTAATTTGTGATTCCATACCAGGTTCCTGTGGATTTTAGCATTAGTTCATCAGATGGAAAACTTCTATCTGCTCTTGCTGAAGCCATTTTCTCATGTGTCATTGAGGATACCGAAAAGAATTACTTCGGGGGAACTGGTGGTTTGTTTCAAATCCGGAAGCCAAACTGCTCATCCGATTCCACTGTTTGTATACACCGAATTGCCGAGGCAGAAGTAGCGAATAATGCTAGGAGATGCTTGGAGAGATTTGATCTTGCTAAGTCTTCTCATGAAGTGGGGAAACCAAAGAATGCATGGTGGCCAGCCCCAAAATATGGAAGCTTGGAGGAGATTGGGGGTCCTGATTTTGTTCTTTGGGCTCATGAGTTCATCCCTTCTTATAAACTGCAAATTAATGCCGCAGCATTCAAGAATACAGAGCTTAAAGGCTGTCATGAGTTAACAAATAATAGGCGGGAAGTTCTTGTATCCCACTTCCAACTGGTACATGGCTACTCTCTACTCATGCTTTCTGTATGCATATTTTCTTTGATCATTCTAATTCATTTAAGTTTTCTCTTACTGTAGGCGGAACTAGGGAATGTTCTTGACATGTATTTTGAAGATCAATTCACATTACCTGGCAAAACTTTTCATTCTCACTGGAATGCAGAACCATCAAAGATTAGAAAGAACAATGTATGCTGGTACTTTATATTAGTAGAAGCTTCCCCACAAAAATATTTGTTATTTCTCTTTGCCAACATTGTTTCTTTGAGTGCAGGGTTATCTGAACAACCTCTTTGCTTTCTTGGCTGGTAGCTCTGTTATTCTTATTGTTGGTGTCCTTGCTCAGTTATTCTGGCCTCAGTCTCTTAAAGACAAAAGTTTGTTCATGGGTAGTTcatgctcctcctcctcatcacaaAGATATTGTTCTGATGTCCATTCTCTGGATAATAGTGAGGTATGCTTATTCCTTGTAACTGTCTTGCTTTTCCTAGGGAGAAATTTGTTTTAGGCCTAATTTTCTTTGTGTCTGCTTTTGTTTTTTGGGGTTTATGCATGATATGCCGACAACACTTTCACAGACATTGAGTCATCAGGATTTCCCTATAGTATTTCAAACGACTAATATTCTAAAATGAAATGTTTCAAACCTTCAGATAgtttaatttttattttctttctaatTGCTTGATAGGGGACATTTATTTGCTCCAACTTGCATATAATAACTAATAACCACTCACTACAAAAACAGGGAGTCTAAATTGAAAGTGCTAAAGTGAGTCTACATGATTCATTGAAAAGTATCTCTTAAGATGTTGTGGCTTCGTGATGGGTGTTCTGTTTTGTTCTCGTTGGTAATGTCATGTAGCTTGTATACTTTTGGAACTACTACCCTTTTGCAATGTCCATCAGAACTACTTAGTGTGCATAATTAAGGGCATATCTTATGATGAAATCATTACACTCCAAGCAGTATTCAGCTCTCTAGAATTCAGCGTTCTGTGTCTGGCTCTGAAACCACTGATAGTATGTCTACAAtagttttataaaaaaaaaatgcCTACAATAGTGGGCCCACTTGTCACAATATTttaatgttaaatatgtttgcaacaaggaaaaaaatagttGTACTTTTAAAGATACTGTAGCCTGTACAAACTTCACACCAAGTTCTGTATTGCAAGTGCTCACTCCGAAAGTACTCCTTTCACTGCTCTTTTTTCAAATAAATATCGAACAAGTTGAACTAGCATATTTGTATTGCCATGTGTTTCCTAGTAAGACCGAATTACTGTTTATGCTTCATAACTGGATACCAAAATAGTGCACTTTTTTTCTATATCAGGTGTTCTGTAATACTTGCTCTTCTAATGTGCTCCTCCTGGGCAGGTACGAGGTTATTGCGTATCTGTTGTCAAGATAATAAAAGATTCATTTTGTTGCCCTGGAGATATAGTGATTGATGAAAATATTGGAGCTTGGGTTGGAGAACTGCCTGACTGCTTCAAGGCCATCAATCTTGGCGAGTATGCAGCTTCTGATGATGCTCGGGATTCCCGTACTGTTAGCCAAGAAACTGAGAACTTACCGGTGTCAACTCCCACTGAGACGACTTCTCATCTGGAACAAAAGGATAATACCCGGGAAAGTCTGCTGAATATTGCTAGTTTTCAGGTAATTCCCTGATTCATAAAATGTATGTCGGTAGCAGATGaagaattttgattttttttgttatgATGGTGTATGATACGATATCTGCAACTGAAGTTTGATATTTATTTAACAATATATAGAAAATTTCCTTTGGAAATTTGAATAATATCCATATGATTTCAGTCATGAATTGATATCACGCCATTTCTTAATCTGATGTTTGTCAATTGATTGTTTGGCATGCTTGCTGAAGCAGAATACATTTGTTTTGCTGTCTCAAGTACTATActaatgcaattattaatttagtTCCTGTTATTCTTCAGAGTTCAGACCAGTTCTCCACTTATCTCACGCTAGCAGCGTATGCATGAATGTAACTTACTAGTATGATTTAGAGTAGACCTGTTGTAATACCTCATCTTTCATGTATCTAGTTGGTTATTTGATCCTAACTCACGAGAAAGAGACTACATTTCTTTACTGTTTTGTTAGCTGTTGTATGCTTATTGATACTTCAATGCAATTGGATTTCATCCTTTACTTGAGTTATAAGATATCATAAAACAAAATGTAAACTACTCTCTAAAATCTCTTAAACAAGTTGTACTTGCAGTGTTTATTAACTTTTCACGTGTAATCTGTTCCATGAGACccctaaatttgtttttttttgcattacTTTTAAAATTATAGCATTTTGAAAGTTCCCTCCGTTAAAATCAAAGATATGTTTTCATTCTCTTGGATAAATTTGCTAAAACTTACAGTGTCACTTTATTCATCTATTTGTAGGTGGTGATGTCAGAAGGTAAACTAGTGGGTTTTCAGCCAACCAGCCGCTTAGCTGTGAGCCATTGGGCAAATAACCCGCTAGCAGCACTGCTGTATGAGGGGCGGAAGCTTTCTCCAGGTATTACGATTGTCCCAAGGACTTATTCTCACTGGTGTATTTATAATTGCATTTATGCTAGTATATATTTTGTCCTGTCTAATACTTTCAAATGGACATTGTCAGCCTTTCTGGAGCCTAGGCTTAAAATATTCCGTCCTGCTAAGGTTGTCCCAATTGAATTACTGATGTCGGTAAATTCAGAAACTTTTTTTGCTTTGGCGAGGCCTGTTCAAGACCGGTGCTAACGGAGGTACCTTATCTATTTTATTTATCCTACTATTCTTTTTGGCATAGCAATTTTATTTCCTGCACATAGAGTAAAATTGATAGTACTCTATTTACACAAAATGCTGTAGTTGCTGGCTTCTTATACATAATCACTATTGCATAGATAACAGTTCAGGCACCGCTGGGTGTTGAAAACAACTATCACTCAGAGTTCTATAGGTCTTTGATGTTCTAAGCATGGCTCTACTTCTACCGATCCACGTACAGAAGTTAAGCTATAACTGAGAAAAGACATATTGTCAGGGACATATTTTGTTATGCCTCTGCAAACAGTTCCATTTCTGACAAGTTACCAACTGTAATATTTGGCCATCTTAAATAAAAATGGTGCAAAGTCTCGCAGTCACACACTGACAATCATGGAATAAGGAATATACTAGAAAATGATATGGCCAACCTGTTCTATTAAACTGCAATGGAATATGCATTACAATAAATAAAATGCTAGACTCAATTTCTGCGGGATGTAGACTCGAATTCACAATCTTGATCTACGCATAAATTTCTCCAATTGAATTCATAATCACTTGATCTGTGATAATTTGGTTCATTCTCTCTGTTTGGTGGACTGCATCCCAGTACATGTACTTGCTGGGATCTGTGCATGTTAATCGGCCTCTGCATGTTTGCCCAACTTCAATTACCCCTGTTCCACAGCAGCCTCTTGATGTGTCTGTCAACCCTGGTGTTCATAAGAAAACATTGTCATAGGATGCAACCACCGCACACATTTTTTTCTCTGCGCAATTAAAAGAGACTGAATTGTATCACAACTTACCATAGGTAACAGGGTCTATGGTCGCCATGCTTACGATTGGATAAACATCAATAAAGGTAGCTCTGGTATCTCGTTGGTTCTTCAGAACGCGTACCACTTCGTCTAGCCTTCTGTTAAACGAAGCTGCCATTGAGTTCATGTTTTCGTggcatttttctgcaccggtGCCTAGCAAAGTTCTAACAAGTGGTAAACACCCAACTGGGGGCACTCCAACAAATACAAATCTTCTTCCTCCAAGTGCTCTCATTACCTGTGTAATATATCAGGCGGTTAAGTCGCAGCACTGAGTTAGCATACAGAATGTAGCATCGCTATTATCTGACAAATGCCTACCTGGGTATAGTTAGCGACACGTGTTATCAATAGGTTCTCATATGACGGCCAACTATCTGATCGTGAACGGTTTGTGGCAAGGTAGTGAGAGAACACATCAGTTGTTCCAGCACTTATGACGAATGTAGCCCTCCTGACAAGTTGTTCTGCTCTTCTTGGTCCTACTAGTCGTTGGAGATTTCTCTTGTAACGCCACAGGTCCTCGACTTGGTTGGAAAATGATAGTGTATTCTATcatgaaaaataaataaaacacaGTTGCTAGTCAGTACCTAGTACCAACCCTCAATAATtgaaatagcttgcattagtaactAGCAATAACCAACTTGTTTTGTTAGCATATTTTAACCACTACTTTTTGGTTGATATTTTTATCATGCTTTCTTTTGACAAGGTGAATGAAACTTTGCCCACATCTCAAATACAGAATGCAATAGACTTGCCTGACTAAGTTCTCTGATGGGGAAAAAAATGTTGCAGGTTATATTGCTGACATACCGATATCCTGGCAGTCGCATCGTCATATCCGGAGCCTGCTGATGCAAAACTCACACCCCTTCTGAGTTGCCTTGGCCTCAACCTTGGCTCACGGAAACCTGGAATGGTCATCCCTATACCTAGCTTCTCCGCTGCACAGCCACAAAGCTGCACCGTAAATATATCATACCGAACAACAGTGAACATCACTAACCTTCTGACCAAAAACACCACCCATTTAGCTGCACAGAGTCTCCACCATCATTTGCTTGCAACTCAAACCTTGTGCATGCCTGATTTTACCCGTGCAGTGAAGATGCAAGGAAAAGCAGAGTGTGTGTCTGTACCGAGTATGTCGGTGATGAGCCGGCCATTGCTGAACCGACCAGTGGGCCTTCCGCCGAGGAAGCTGGCGCCGTACGGCAGGAAGTTGGCCCTCATCACCGTCTGCAGCCGGTTGTTGTTCCCGGGGTCCACCGTCGAGTCCCCGAACACCAGCATGGTCGTCCAGCCGGTGGCACTGTAGTTGAGTGCCCTTCCAGGAGCCGGCGTTggtggcagcggcagcggcaccgCGGCCCACCCCGGTTCCTGCGGTGGCACCACTGTCCTTGGCGGCGTCGGCTCCTTCGGAGGCAATGGCGCCGGCCTCTGGTGAGGCGGTTCCGGCGTTTCAGGCTCCACTGGATCGTCGTGCCTTGGCGGCAGGTGTGCACGCCTGGGGCGAGGCGGTGGTGGCGCTGCTGGTGCTGGCATCTCAGGTTCCGGCGGTGGTGGCTGGGAACTTGGCAGCGGAGCCACCGGAGCATCGGATTCCTCCGGCGGAGGTGGCGACGGCAACAGTGGAAGCCCAGGCCAGGACGGGTTGTCCTCCTGCTCATCCGGTGGTGACGGCTGGCTGTACCTCGGTGCGTCGTCGTCCTGCTCGTCTGGTGGCGGCAGCGCCGTGGACTGTGTGGCTACCGCCTTCCCCAGCGATGGCTGCCATGCGATGAGGAGCAGTGCCACCGCGAGCACCGCCGCCAGCCTCCTCATGGATCGACCTTGTGCCAGCCTGGTATATATGTAGTGTGCTAGCTTGGCAAGGAGCAAGTGTGCGCAGCCATTGATGCGTGTGCATATATATGCTCCGTGACTGGGAGCTCTGCTCAGCTGAGCAGAGCAGATCAGAGTGTGGTTTCCAAGACAGCTTGGTGCTATGTAGGTGAGAAGTTGCATAGTTTAATTTGCGGCTGCTTTGTGTGACATGATTAGTTTTCAAAAGCATCGCCTGAATGTAACTTGTGTGAACTTAAACCAGTGAGATGGCTCACTTGTCAGTGTCGCAGAAACTTCTGTAGATGATGTACTGGGATGAGTGCACTGTTCACCTTATAATTCCTAATCGGTTTTTTTTTTACACGCAGCAGAGCGCGGGCACTTAGCTAGTAAGTTTATACCATGCAGATTGAGCACcagttattttatttatttagtcaTGATGAATAATGCACATGAAAACTGAGAAGTTTCTTTACTCGAGAGAAATGATACACGTGAAGAGGGTGCATTTGTGTGTCCGGATAACAAGAAGGGGGGGAAAAGAATTTGTAGACAAAATTGTTATCTAGAAGCCCTTAAATTTTAAGGGCGTGACTATTTCTCCTAACTTTGTTTTTAGCCAGATAATGTTATCAAATATCAGTTGTAACTCATGACTACGAATCACAGAGCAAATCTAACAACATTTTTCTTAGTAGCATCTCCACTTTCAAATGAAAATTTCTCTGCAActtcacttgcaactgaaaataaTAATTTAGTTGTAACCCAACTTGCAACTCATATGCATGAATTTCTTAAATTattttagaaaaaggtaaaaacATGAAATAAGAAAGCGCATCTACCGTGAGCTTGCAAGATGCACAAAACACCTCTTAAATCCTCGACCTGTTCACCTATTTGTATTTTCCAGGACAAAAGATGAAATAAACAAGTCTTTCTACATAATCCTCTGTTATATATATGCTATAATTAAGAAAAACTAGACCATaaaagcgcgcgttgccgcgcccgtccagaTTGAAAGAAACTGAACTATCGAATAGCAAATAGAACAAATGATTTCACATGGCAACATCAAGCTTTTCAGCCCACATAAAGTTAAGTTTCTAATATATGGCAAAAATGGTTTAGTTACTGGATTTACTGAATCCAACATTGTATTCCGCGAACTAAAACAGGAGAACGTACACACACTAAGAGTGATTACACAAATTTATATTACACACTAATGCATCATACATCATTTAAACTAAATTAAATTGATTTCTATTTAGGCTAAAGCCCGATATATATCAGTGTAATCATGCCATGGTGAAAATTAGATATCTAGCAATTCAAAGAATTTGTTTGCCGACAAACCTTGCCACAAATAACTGGAAGTAATGTTAATGTTGTGTGTTAGGACAGATTATACAAACACCAGAATCTGGCATGTCCGTGTTATATGACTTGCCATCAAGCGACTTGGGACTTTACAACAGATGCTGAGGACATCATCTAAAGGGGCAGAGTCAGCCATGCACTCATTTGTCATTGCATATAACAGTTTGTCCCCTTTGAAGTCTGGACACAATATTCCACCCTAAGAACGTTAGAAAACAAACAAGGAGTAATATGGATCAACATTTCAAAATCATGCCCTAAGTTCAAATAGTGGTAACAGAGGCAGTTCAGTATGGGTAAATGGCCCAATCTGCTAAAGGACAACTCTGCCTATCATCTAGGGTAGCTTCTAACATACAGTCCTGCATCACCTCCTCCTTGAGagaaccaaaccaagaaaaattatttttaCCTTCAAGGAGATGTGCTAAACTAAAGTACTTAGGACGATTTCCAAATATTATTTTCATGACAAAAAACTACACCTTAAAAATGTCTACTACAAACTGATGCTTATCGTGGTCTAGCAGATTCGGCGTGATACCTCCAGGAGTGTTTGCCTATTATTAATATATGTTCTAGAGCTTCCCTTGACTTCTTGAGGCAGAGAAAAGTTTTATGAGCATCATATGAGGCATTGATATTTTTTTATAGGTTTCGGTGATGTGTTTTTTCCCACAAGAATACCATTATAGACTGAAAAATTTATGTTGATTCTAAGCACAGTCAAATGCATGAATAAATTTACAAAGATGTGTGCGTCATGATTATGCACTTGCACACAGAATGAAATATGTAACTTGTCTAAAAGTGAAAGTTACAGGAATTTTCGATACAGTGCATCATCCAGCATCATGTATTCATGTCAAGTTATCAACAGATAACTAATCGTTTTCAAGGAGCATGTAAGATTGCGTAAACCTGTACATCATAAAGAACACACAAAGCCTAAGTGATATGACAAGTGCCACTCTAAGGAAAAAATAGACCTTACTTCAAGAGGATTGTGTGTTCCCTGTTTGCAAAATAAAACATGTTGTTCTACCTATCTTCCAATTCAAAGCAATATTCTGAAAGTCCAATCTTCAATTGCATGGAAATCCCATGGTATTATATCTTTCAGTTTTGATCAGTGGATCATTATACCTTTCCTCTTGCCTTGTGAGCTCCTTCTACAACTTATTTACCTTCTCAAAACCAAACTGAAAATCGGAACCAAAATTTGAATAACctgtaaaaaaatgaaaatataatATGTATAATGTAAATGCCAATTAGCCAACTTACCGATCATCCAAGAAAAGAAGCTGACCATACGAAAAAAGAAATGGTAAGTCGCATTTTATGAAAAAAATCAATACATTTCAGGAATAGGTCAGGAGAAATTCAAAACGGTACTCACTTTGTGAATAAGCACCCTCCTACCATCCTGCCCTTACCGCACGATGCACACATTACCAATAATTTTGTTCTCAATCTCCAGTGTTAATTTGCTGCAATTAACTGTACAAAATTGAATTGAATCAAAAAGAATGTCATTAGCAATTGGTTTAACTGGACTTACGCCAGAACACAGAAATCAAAATGATGGCTAGAAAATGCTGTCAACCTTCAATAGATTAAATTGACTGTTTATATGTTGCCAGATATGACAGTACAAATTTTGGCTGGAGCAAATGAAATACCTATTTTCCAGTAAAATCAAGCCATATCGAAATACTCCTACCATAAGTATATCAGTGAAAGTTACTTTGATTGGAAACCAAGCTCCGCTGCCAGCAGATAACGCTAGATCAAGTGAACATA includes:
- the LOC124689418 gene encoding uncharacterized protein LOC124689418; the encoded protein is MVVTKDWAGLDLEAAEKTAKLLSRKLQSDGNRCCRYSWPMGPLRTCRVATQSSAVPPCKSQNPPNSTHDTINLREPPAPPHPRFSPAAGAATVSGDSSGRMPSSSLLLPLHLPPLPPRFASSRYPPPLLRAPPRLTPTPRLALPPLRLRAVAARASGEREIRVAEGNGRRAIPIARCYEAGLARLEVAGAARREQAVAAAAAADGGVAAAAHLGAGSEAMVMEAFLPGPGGAASTRVILQAKEVQEKASKIKKDYGDDFFSENEPDSESILAMALKQVVMEKLANFRLEVFSPGSERDFEDWSKPRKVPVDFSISSSDGKLLSALAEAIFSCVIEEIGGPDFVLWAHEFIPSYKLQINAAAFKNTELKGCHELTNNRREVLVSHFQLAELGNVLDMYFEDQFTLPGKTFHSHWNAEPSKIRKNNGYLNNLFAFLAGSSVILIVGVLAQLFWPQSLKDKSLFMGSSCSSSSSQRYCSDVHSLDNSELVYFWNYYPFAMSIRTT
- the LOC124686160 gene encoding GDSL esterase/lipase At5g45950-like, which codes for MRRLAAVLAVALLLIAWQPSLGKAVATQSTALPPPDEQDDDAPRYSQPSPPDEQEDNPSWPGLPLLPSPPPPEESDAPVAPLPSSQPPPPEPEMPAPAAPPPPRPRRAHLPPRHDDPVEPETPEPPHQRPAPLPPKEPTPPRTVVPPQEPGWAAVPLPLPPTPAPGRALNYSATGWTTMLVFGDSTVDPGNNNRLQTVMRANFLPYGASFLGGRPTGRFSNGRLITDILAEKLGIGMTIPGFREPRLRPRQLRRGVSFASAGSGYDDATARISNTLSFSNQVEDLWRYKRNLQRLVGPRRAEQLVRRATFVISAGTTDVFSHYLATNRSRSDSWPSYENLLITRVANYTQVMRALGGRRFVFVGVPPVGCLPLVRTLLGTGAEKCHENMNSMAASFNRRLDEVVRVLKNQRDTRATFIDVYPIVSMATIDPVTYGLTDTSRGCCGTGVIEVGQTCRGRLTCTDPSKYMYWDAVHQTERMNQIITDQVIMNSIGEIYA